In Euphorbia lathyris chromosome 2, ddEupLath1.1, whole genome shotgun sequence, the sequence GCCAGAATCTAAAGAATTCAATGATTGGAAATAAATCAAGAAGTCTAATCCCTTAGCAAAAATGgaattagaaaaataataagACGAAAGCACCTTAGTAGTCTGGCAGAGACGAGAATAAGCAGGATTAGGCTTAGCTTTGTGGTATCTGGACTCCAATTCCTGCTGAGAGGAAGGAACAAACCTAGGAGCATTCTTCCATGGCCCAATAGTCCTTTCCTTTCCAAATACTTTGTAAGGGCGTCTAATATCTCCATAAACGTTATCACCCAACCAAATGAAAATTTGGGGATCGAAGTCAGTTGAGGCCTTCCATATAGGCTACATAAAACAAAAAGACAATTGTTCCATTACTCTACCGAGATTGAAAGCTAACAAAATGATCAATAACGCCATCTATGATCCATGAAAAAAAAACTCAGTTATCAGAGTAAGAATTGAAGGATTAGTACTGTAGCAGAGAGAGATTACCTGTTATGCCTTGTATTTTATCCGTTCCTTTAATCAAAATAACAAATATCCCCTTTTTTTTAACCAAGTCTCTAAATCCAAGGTTTCAGCAATTGCCTTCTCGTCTCCTACATAACTTGCACGAACACCATTAGGAcctcattaaaacaaaataactactTCGATCTTTTAACTTGTTGTAGAAAAATATTGTAAGGCCTCATGTATTCTAACATAGTGTGATTATATGATCAAAATACGAAAAGAGAAGTAGTGAAAAGAGCAGCCAATTGTTACCTTTCATGGTGGTTGGTCCTTGCAACCAGAGCTCCCCTCGCTGGCTAGGAGGCAAGGCTGAACAGGAACACCCTCTAACACAAGCTGAACAGGAACACAAAGATCCACTAAAATCAAGCAAGTAAAGATACACAAGAAGAGAATAATGCATCTCTATGTAAGCCAACTCTAACCATGAAAAGGAGCAAAATAATCCTCTGAATCTATCTTGATGCCTTAGGTAACCTAAGCCTGAGTTACGTTAGGTGTACAACTTACTCATACTAACTTTCTCCCGGTGCTCAAATCGGTACATTTGCATTCCTTTAGTCACAGAGTGACTTTGCATGCCTGATGTTGCTGTGGTATTGCTTGATAAGGACGAAGCCTCTATTGATTCTGATCTCGGGGTCTTTATTACAGGCAGAGCAAGAATTGCTCTGTCATCGGAGGTGCTCCAGCAAACCTTTGAGCGCCTCCAATAGAGTGAAACAATGTCTGTTAACTCAAGACTTCCACTTGTACAGCTCAATTCTACCTGCCCCAAACCATGAGTGGAATTTGCCCTGTTTTTGAGCAATAGGAGTTAAATTGCTTCCTCAAAAAGGGACTTACCTCAAGAAAACTAAAATTGTACAGCTCAATTCTACCTGGCCCAAACCATGAGTGGAATTTACCCTGTTTTTGAGCAATAGGAGTTAAATTGCTTCCACAAAAAGGGACTTACCTCAAGAAAACTAAAATTCTAACCAGTTAAACAATGATAGCTTCCACATAAGCTTGTATTTCTCTTTTTAGCATGTATATTAAAATGGTAGAGCAATCATCCTCTCCACGTCTTCAATATAAATATTTACACTAAGAAGGATAGAGTTTACCCttgtttttgagtttgtaaTACTGCAGGACAGAACATAGAAGAGCTTGGAAATCTAGAAAAATATACCATAGAGCACAACACAACTTTTTGGTGCCACTCTGCAAATACAAAGAGAGCTACAATGATTCAAGTTTAGAAAGATCTCCACTTGCATCTCCTATATAAATTCTATTAATAAATAAAGTTATTAGGATTTGCGCGCTCAATCACTTGGTCTAAAAGGTTCCATCATATAACTTATGTTGAAGTTCTATTAATAAATGAAGTTACAGATTTGAACTCTTGATTGATTTAAGAGGCTATAACATCATGTCTATGAACCAACTAATCTCATAAATAACACCCAAAATGTAGCATACATATTGAATGCTTGAAATGTAAAAGCCATTTGAAAGAGGAATTGATTCTATGAACCATCTCCTATACATAATGAATGCTTGAAATTGTTAAGGAAGGTAGCAGCAATGTTGTCCAAGTTAAAGAGATCAGTGTTTCAAAGGGAAATTCGAGGAAGGTACATATCAGTATCTCGAATGAGTACAGAGAAATAGTTATTTACTGGTGTTGATTTCGGTGTTTACGTGCTGCATAGCCCATGCCAAAGAAAATTCTTCTTTTTAGTTAAACTTTAGATCACAACTATAATCATTGGTTTGAAAACAATACTATGATACAATTAATCTATAATACTACAAGCACTTGCCTTTCTTGATTCATATCATACTTAAAGGGAAACATATAATTTACAATAAGTCGACCATATCATACTTAAGAACAAATAGGACTTTTATCGAACACTTGGGCTGCAAAACGAGCAACGTAAAATGTAACCTAAAGCAATCACCTTTTACCCCAATCAAACATGTATTTCAATAAGATAAGCCAACTACTTCATACTAGATTATTTCATTCAACAAGCTATTCTCAACcacaaacattatcaaaacCATTCAACTAGCAATTCCTATTCTCAAATTTGAACCAGTCAAATCTTACATTCAAAATTGCAAAGAAAAGAAATGAGGAGCCAAGAGAAAACAGAATCCTTAACAAGAAATCCCTAAAACTATAATTAACACAACAAACAATTAATTAACCTCAATTAGATCTATGATTTTTCAGCGCACCTACTATCAAGTCCCAATCGAGAGACTGAGCGGTGAGATTGTCGATACTCTAGAGAGCTGGACTGCTGTCTGTCTGCTTCTAGATGATGAGTTGGACTGCAAGTGAGAGTTGAGACAgtgcaaaaaaaaacatgagaagaagaagatggattACTTACAGTGCCGTCGGAGAGAAGGAGGCAAGGCGATTGATCATGATGGAAACCCAGACCTAGCCCTAGGTCGAACAGGAAGCTCAATGTTAGGTCGAAGAAGCAGTGAGAAGAGAAGACCGAGTGAGAAGCCCAGATCTAGGTTAATCCCATttcaaaggtttttttttttttgtctgaaTCCTCAAGATAATCGGAGGGAAACAATTTTGTCTAATTTGAGGAAAATGAAATAAGTGGAGGGAATATTTATGTGAATTGGGGAACCACCGGACTCGGTGTGTAATGCCCCATGGAGTAAGCTTTGGTAGATGGACTGTCCTCCGAAAGTAAAAAACTTCTTGTGGCGTGCTGCATGGAATGTTATTCCAACAAAGGTAACTCTCTATAATCACCATGTTGATATTGATGTACGGTGTCCCCTTTGCCAGAATCAGGATGAAACTCTACTTCACACCCTCTATCAATGTCTGTATCTGGATCGTGTCTGGCAATCTCCAAGTATGCTTACTGTCAGAAATTCTCAGCTTGTACCCAGTACAAACTGGTGGATAGAAGAGATTGATAACCGAAGTTCAGAAAGTGCAGGTCGATGGGCAGTCGTACTGTGGTACGTCTGGTTCTGCAGAAACCGTTGGCTGTGGGAAAAGAAACGTGTACCTCCCGAACAGATACTTAATCGGGCTGCTGAATACTGGCAAGCGTGGAAAGCTGCTACCACTTCTGATCTGCCCCGTACGGTTCCGCAATGTCGAAATAATGTTGAGCGTTGGATCAGACCTGGTGCAGGAGTAAAAGTGAACTTTGATGCTGCTATTTGTCGGGTCGGGTTTATCGGCGTTGGAGCATGCATTCGCAACAGCGATGGCCATTTTGTGGCTGGAAGATATAGGCAAATTCTGGGTTTGTTTACACCAGCAGTCGCAGAAGCCATCGCATGTCGAGAGGCATTGGGTTGGATCAAAGACAGAGGGGATTCAGAGGTTTGTGTGGAGGGGGATGCGCAAATAATCATCCAAGCGTTAAATCTAGAAGCTGAAGACGACAATTCTCATCTTGGTTTGGTTCTTACTGACTGTCGAGAGTTAGTAGGTTCAATTCCCTTTAGCTCTTTCCGTTTTGTGCGAAGAGAGGCCAATCGGGTTGCGCACGAAATGGCTAGGCTAGGATTATCAAGTTCAGCTACGATTGTAACCAATTTTCCCCCGAGTTCGATTGTAAGCCTTTTGGCTATTGATTCTTAGATTTATACAATTCATttattcattcaaaaaaaaagttatgtGAATTGGGGGCAAAAATGAAAATGGTAGATTATGCATGAGTGGTTACATCTAGtgagtgatttttttttcttacagtACAAATAACGAGTGGAATGTTAATGAAGTTAagaaaaaatcaatattttagtCAATAATAGTAGGGTTGCTCATTAAATGTattaaaaccatatttttaatGAGTGGATAGTAAACCCATATTAAATTTTGGTCAttgaaacctttttttttttttgtagtgagtAAATAAATAGCAATTTCTCGTGCTTTATTTCACTTATGTCAATTATTTAGTTTCTAGCTATTTTTTAGCACTTTTATGTagtttttagggtaaatttcaaataaaacccatgtggtttcactaattttcagataaaagattgtgatttactttttttcaaGGTAAGGACTgatgttttcaactttagcaaaataaggattttttcgattgatactattaaaatcacccttgacgacttcaaaaatggcatattttaagaactactaatattctaagtaactttaattcttcaacttttttattttgagattatttagatgatgtttggtaaagagagagaaagttaatgtttagaaagagaaagtttCAGAAAAGATTATTTtcaaaaatcgaaaatgtagttccatagcaaatatgacattgaacaactttaattcttgaaaatttttattttcaggtcgttaaaaatgattttaatagcattaatccaaacgGTCCTTGTTTTCTTAAAAGTGTGAAACATCAattctcgttttgacaaaaagtaaaccacaatcctttatctgaaaattagtaaaaccacaaaggttttatttgaaatttaccctagtttttatgtcatttttaataaaataatgtcaAGTTAAGCACTCACCTAAATTTTTCTTTAATCTTTTGGGCTAATTGATTCACCAAATGTCAGTATGAATCAATTTGGTACTTCAGGCCTAAGTTTGGTGAATCAATTTAGCCTTAGAACTAATGTTTTTGGAGTTTTAATGTGATGTTGCAGGTCAAATACGAAAGGGGCGAGACCATCAAACacataaaggaaaagaaattcGTGTTTGGGGACCCTTGggagccagctcggcgagctggaccTCCGAATCAGTCATAAGCGCAACTTTAATGGTTGGAGGGTTGCACACCCTCCAACCATTCTACCTCACCCATTTCTAACAACTCTCTCCACAAAACAACTCCACAAAAAATCTTATATAATGGTTAGTCACTATCACAATATTCAATGGGTCCCACatgttatataatattttatatcttttataataataataaattaatattaattgaataaaaaatatttcaattaaaattaaaagcgtaatataaattttttatttcaattttaattgatattaataattaatgaaagtacaaaatatattaaaaactgaaaattacaACGTAAAAGTAATATTGACTAATATTGACTGTATTTGTTATGGAAAGTTTGGATTTGttgtattttgagaaataagaGTAATATTGATTATATCCATTGTGAAACTCcatttgaaaataaatattaagaataaaaaaatatagtttatTGTGAATTAAATGAGATATTTTGTggggtttaaaaaaaattacttttacaCAATTTACAAAACATAACCactgtatatttttattttataataaatctttttcaacaaaaataaaagaattaacaAAATTATTCTCTTCTACAAATTATAACCATAAGATATactatattaatttaaaatgtttattttGTTCCCAAAAAGCTATTGATGGCATTTGTGCGAAAAGAATATACAGGACCCACATTGCAGACAATTGAAATTTGATGGAACGCGCGTTTGAACTCCACGGAACCATTCATCCTCTTCACATGCAAGGCGCGTTGCTTCACCTTCAATTTCCTTGCTTCCCTTGCTATTTTCTTGTTTGGTCCTGGAGAGTCGCCCAATCCAAGCGAATCGTTTTTGTGCTTCTCTAATGGTTGGGGTCTctggagtaaattacaccaatggtatcTGAACTTTACTTTAATTTACACTTTGGTACTTAGATTACATTTTATCTCAAAAATATATCCAAAGTAACGATGACCAgacaattaagtatattttaccggttaatggccggtcaatgcgattttgagaaataaattacgctgatggtacctgaactttacccgaattcacattttggtacctagattttattttgtccaaaaaatacacttcaagtaaagatgactcaatattttagtatatttgaccaaTCAGTGATTGATCAAtccgagtttgaccattttaaattaaaaattgagaccaatcatacactcaattaacataaaaattataatactgtcatttagctcataaatgacaatattataattttatgttaattgagtgtatggtgagtcccaatgtttagttcatgttacccggtcactaaccgatcaaatgaactaaacctttcagtcacctttacttgtgttatgtttttaggataaaataaaattcaggtaccgaagtgtgaattatggtaaagttcgggtaccattaatgcaattaactcatgaaactcgcgttcaccggtcataaccggtaaaaatatactaaattgtccggtcatcgttagttcaggtatatttttgtgacaaaatataatctaggtaccaaaatgt encodes:
- the LOC136220933 gene encoding uncharacterized protein isoform X4, producing MVYFSRFPSSSMFCPAVLQTQKQGANSTHGSLELTDIVSLYWRRSKVCWSTSDDRAILALPVIKTPRSESIEASSLSSNTTATSGMQSHSVTKGMQMYRFEHREKVSMTCVRGCSCSALPPSQRGELWLQGPTTMKGDEKAIAETLDLETWLKKRGYLLF
- the LOC136220933 gene encoding uncharacterized protein isoform X6, which produces MVWARANSTHGSLELTDIVSLYWRRSKVCWSTSDDRAILALPVIKTPRSESIEASSLSSNTTATSGMQSHSVTKGMQMYRFEHREKVSMTCVRGCSCSALPPSQRGELWLQGPTTMKGDEKAIAETLDLETWLKKRGYLLF
- the LOC136220933 gene encoding uncharacterized protein isoform X1, which encodes MINRLASFSPTALPTHHLEADRQQSSSLEYRQSHRSVSRLGLDSRANSTHGLGQVELSCTSGSLELTDIVSLYWRRSKVCWSTSDDRAILALPVIKTPRSESIEASSLSSNTTATSGMQSHSVTKGMQMYRFEHREKVSMTCVRGCSCSALPPSQRGELWLQGPTTMKGDEKAIAETLDLETWLKKRGYLLF
- the LOC136220933 gene encoding uncharacterized protein isoform X2, which gives rise to MINRLASFSPTALPTHHLEADRQQSSSLEYRQSHRSVSRLGLDSRANSTHGSLELTDIVSLYWRRSKVCWSTSDDRAILALPVIKTPRSESIEASSLSSNTTATSGMQSHSVTKGMQMYRFEHREKVSMTCVRGCSCSALPPSQRGELWLQGPTTMKGDEKAIAETLDLETWLKKRGYLLF
- the LOC136220933 gene encoding uncharacterized protein isoform X3, whose translation is MVYFSRFPSSSMFCPAVLQTQKQGANSTHGLGQVELSCTSGSLELTDIVSLYWRRSKVCWSTSDDRAILALPVIKTPRSESIEASSLSSNTTATSGMQSHSVTKGMQMYRFEHREKVSMTCVRGCSCSALPPSQRGELWLQGPTTMKGDEKAIAETLDLETWLKKRGYLLF
- the LOC136220933 gene encoding uncharacterized protein isoform X5, translated to MVWARANSTHGLGQVELSCTSGSLELTDIVSLYWRRSKVCWSTSDDRAILALPVIKTPRSESIEASSLSSNTTATSGMQSHSVTKGMQMYRFEHREKVSMTCVRGCSCSALPPSQRGELWLQGPTTMKGDEKAIAETLDLETWLKKRGYLLF